Below is a window of Anomaloglossus baeobatrachus isolate aAnoBae1 chromosome 8, aAnoBae1.hap1, whole genome shotgun sequence DNA.
tttgatccctctggcaaacaagacaatactttatggcaaaacccttgttggcagccaagcagtcagacgttttttgtagttgatgatgaggtttgatgtCAGGAGGATTTTTTTTGTCCACTCGTCTTtgtagatcatctctaaatcattaagattttgaggctgtcgcttggcaacttggagcttcagctcctccatatgttttctatggggttaaggtctggagactggctaggcaactccatgcccttaatgtgcttctttttgagccacttctttgttgccttggctgtattttGCGTAATTGTCAtggtggaagacccagccacaacccatttttaatgacctggtggagggaaggaagttgtcactcaggattttacagtacatggctccatccattgtcctatTGATGCAGTGaaatagtcctgtgcccttagcagagaaacacccccaaaacataatgtttccacctccatgcttgacagtggggatggtgttctttgggtcataggcagcatttctcttcctccaaacacagcgaattgagttaatgccaaagagctcattTGTGTCTCCTCTGACCTCAGCACCTTCTCccattcactctcagaatcatccaggtattCATTGGAAAACCTcatacgggccggctgcacatgtgtcTTCTTGAGCAGTtgaatctgaaaataaggagcgctgatagtgtaataccaaagaGATCGGTGAGGTTTAACTGTAAGTGTACACTCACCTGgaagggttgtgacagtcacaacccctagtgcacataagataatggcgtctgctgcagccccacgtggatgagcatacaaaatggagtagagaaggggttaaagccgagcATCAGCCGAAATAAATatgtagaatgttgatgaagatacttttattccataggtctacgcgtttcgaggtaaaaacctcttccttaggaccagtacatcaacaaaaagccctgaaaataaggagcgctgatagtgtaataccaaacaGGGCTTTTTGTTGAtgtattggtcctgaggaagaggtttttacctcgaacgcgtagacctatggaataaaagacagTTTGTCTTCATCAACTTTagctttaaccccttctctactccattttgtatgTTCTTGAGCAGTTGGACTTTGCGGGCACCtccggattttaatccattacggtgtaatgtgttgccaatggttttcttggtgacagtggtcccagctgccttgagatcattaacaagtcccCCCCCCCGTGTAATTTTCCCCTCCTCATTGTACTGGATacaccacgaggtgagattttgcatgatgCCTCTGATCAATGTTGAttaacactcattttgtatttttttccattttcttactattgcaccaacagttgtttccttctcacccagcgtcttcctTATGGTTTTGTCGccgattccagccttgtgcaggtctatgattttGTCCTTACATCCTTCGATAGCTCTTTGgtggcccatgttgtagaggttagagtctgattaATTGagcctgtggacaggagtctttatacAGGTGACAACGTGAGACCGCTGTCTGTAGTGCAGGTAACGAGGTGATTAGGAGTCTAAGTGTCTGTAGCCAGAACTCTTAatcgttggtaggggatcaaatacttatttctcttttGCAAAATGCAGATAAATTTATATGatttatacaatatgattttctggattttattttggatattctatctctcactactAAAATTAACTTACCCTTAAAATTTTGGGTTGTTcaggtctttgtcagtgggcaaagttacaaaatcagcaagggatgaaataataatttccttcactagtgttactatcccgggcaacgccgggttctGCAGCTAgtggtaaataaaaaacaattgtAGAATTGCATCAATGGCCATAGTGAATCCGAGATCATTTCCCATTGCTCTAGATTCCGTAATTTCTCCCCAACTGTGGGAAGATCCAATATGAAATATAGTAGTGAGATAATGTCTTGTCCAAAAGGATCATATGGTCACATTTGTTCCAATACAGTGGGTGGTGAGGCACAAAAAATTATGTAAACATTGTCATTTTCTGATAGCATCcctttaaggcctgtttcagacgtcagtgattctggtacatatgtgacagtttttatacataccaggatCATGGACAtatacattataatcaatgggtctgcgcacacatcagtggtttctcactgactgtgtctccgtgcggtgtactttTAGTTttcaaactcacccgtctccagcgatgctgtgttcggCGGCTGCTCTCTGCtttttcctggccggctcattcctggcatgcatattcagttatgtagccacagccgacccggaagtagctgcagaggtgagagacaaagCGGCCAGATGCAGCATCCAGgagagatcagcaccacggacagcaggagctgggacaggtgagtttatctccatgtgcaatcatagagtacggatcacggattgcacatggacaatccaTGTGTCGTAAAtcccgtcagtgaaaaacatctgtatttttcactgatgtgtgaactgCAGccgcaccggaggggagtatagacTTATTTATTATTACAGGGGCGAACAAGGTGAATCAGTAGGAATtggccaagtagtggacatcccctttaaggacAAGTGAAGGTGTGGTGTGCATGTGATGtgaatttgaggtgcagattccacACCACATACATGTGAGTTGGGTCATATCAAGTCTGAAAAAAGACTGTATACACAAAGCCTAATTACATTTTTTTCTAGTATATTTATATCTCACATTGCCACCTGCCAACACCACTCATAGCGAAACTGACTGTGAGAAACCCTGGGGTGGGAGCAACAAAAGTGTATGATCATTTCCAAGAAATGGGATGAAAAAGTGAAACTACTTTGCAGGTCAACAATCATTCTCACCATTACATCAAATCAAATCCGAGCGCACATCAGCCGAGCCACAAATCCACTGTGTCTACAAACAGGTAAGTGCATATGTACATATACCATAGCTGTACAAAGAGGCATGCACCACACAGCCAAAAGGAAGGTGTTTATTAGCTCCTTTCTCTAGGTGTTGGTGCTTGTGGAGTGGTGAGATCTGGAGTCTTGGGGATTCAGCCTCGCTGCATGGGATCTATGGGGCACCGGGTCGCACCTCCTTCTGGTGCACGGTCACTGGGACGGTGGTTTATACATAGCACCTTTTAGACTAGAGACCCACTGAGAGGTTCACGGTGATGTGCTAGTGGCTTTCTATAGTTTGATCagaatgttaaccccttcacaacatatgaTGTAAATTTGTCATGTGTCTGCCTTTGATGTTGGCTCACATgcggagcccgcatctttccctgcacagatCGGCTGATGTAAATCAGcagtcatgtgcctctaacagccactgATGGAGGCAAGAGCAGATAACCAGTTAATGCTCGCCGGCAGGGGGTGCATCATTCCCTGCTCCTGTGACGTGATCGCGGGGCACTGATGGATTGTCATGACACCCGGGGGTCAGCTGATGTCTCCTGTGTCTGTCATTACGATCCTCCTGAGAGTCAGCGTTCATAGAtggtgatttctgctgtacagagcggggcTGAGGCTGATACTGGTGCTCTTCTCTGTTCAGCACAAGCCatcagatgattgcagcttcaagacCCCTAACGGGAGACTATTAAATACTGTATaaataaacccccccaaaaaaaaagttcaaatcacccccctcttttccccattgaaaataaaactatttaaaaaaacacatttggtatcgctactttcagaaatgtccaatctatgaaagtataaaataaattaaataaattaatctgatcggctgacagcgtaatgagaaaaaaaaattaaaaaaggcagAAGTACAGGATTTTTTTGAtctccgcaacattgcaataaaatataaTAAGATGCGATTAAAACATTGTATCTCACCAAAAgcgaataaattatatatatatatatatatatgtatatatgtatgtgtgtgtgtgtatttatgtgtgtatgtgtgtatatgtatgtatgtgtgtgtgtgtgtgtgtgtataagataTAGATATATTTTGTTTTCTCCACTAACATTTTTCTTacaaaccaaacatgtatagtttgtaTGTGCTCatgctgacctgaagaatcataacGTCACCTCACTTTTACCatctagtgaacatggtaaatagaaacaaattgtgtaattgcacttcttttttgcaatttcaccgcacttggaatttttttatttCCAGTACCGTATATAACAAATAAATTGTGTCAtttaaaagtgaaaaaacacaaataaggaatttagttcagctcaccatcaccactccaaagcaggtatctccagcttctggtccggtgcacggaacaagtggtttggcttccatatctgaataatcagtcacatcaagaggaggaggagagaagatccagcaccgacgtaataaaatCAAAATTCttaaaaaaggtaattccaaccaagtgctgaatatatttacgcttgacgcgtttcggagaaagtagactccttattcataagcaacatgatcagaatgagtagccaaggtgatatatatacctatatgccCCTCATCTGAGCCGGATCTACATACAGAACCAACAAAGTAGTGCTCACTTTATATATAAAAGAGATAATACATTCAAAAATATTAGAAATACAaacatacagaaatataaaatcaatgttaGATAAACCACATTTTCATTTTAATATATATACAATGAATCAAAGCAGTGATTTAGTTCTCCTAAATACTTAGGGATCCAATATGCTTCTCTTGAAAGAGGTTTCTACCATATTGGATCCCTaagctgaatgcacgctatataggAGAACTAAATCACTGCTTTGATTCATTGTATATATATTAAAATGAAAATGTGGTTTATCtaacattgattttatatttctgtatgttTGTATTTCTAATATTTTTGAATGTATTATCTCTTTTATATATAAAGTGAGCACTACTTTGTTGGTTCTGTATGTAGATCCGGCTCAGATGAGGGGcgtataggtatatatatcaccttggctactcattctgatcattgttgcttatgaataaggagtctactttttccgaaacgcgtcaagcgtaaatatattctgcacttagttggaattaccttttttatgaattttgaataaagaatttttatattacgtcagtgctggatcttctctcctccccttttCCTCTTGATGTGagtcatttaaaagtgcaactagttctgtaaaaaacacacaaaaaaaaaaacaacaacaagctctcatatggttaaattgaaagaaaaattaaaacattatggctcttggaagaaggaaaggAAGCAAAAAAAAATTGGCCCcagcatgaaggggttaaaatatcttTGTAGCTGCCTgcagcaaccactagagggagctgatcaGCTAACTGCATTGTGCTGTCCTGTGTATGTGCTCAATGTTCAtaaggctccctctagtggtcactgCAGGAAATTTATCAGCAATGAATTTTTAACACATTtcaaataaaaaaagctatatttaCTTATGTTTGTGTAAAATTGTAACacattttttttgtctgtttttcaaGGATTGCTGACAATTATTTCACCATATCGCAACATTAGAACAATGGAAAATAAGGTGATTAGTAGTATATGTATTTCTTACATATTTTATGTGTTTTATGTTTTAGTTATAACAAACCCCAATTCCAGATGAAGTGATAATTCATCACATATTAATCCAATAATCGTATGATTACAATTAACCAGAGACATCTAGAAATATATAAGACTCATTTTGTGTTTTGAGAATGTCAAGAAACCTCTAGTATATGTTTATTGGAAGGAAAAATATATTGATGATGTCCACCGTCTTCCCTATAAATATTAAGAAAAATGCCATGTAAATCGATAGTAAAAGAATTTACTCATCACCAGCTCTTAATTTGTTGCTTTCAGGAAATAGACTTTTATACGCTCCGTACAGAAGCTACCGGAGCCTATTCTGGAGCTGAGGCCTACGCCTATGGAGATGAAGATGTTCCTGGAATAGGAAACTCCAGAATGGGAGCCAAGTGTGAGGCTGGGGTCGGGAAAGCACGagctgtgtatagtgtgcttgaggctgaagccaaaggtccaagcGCTGGTGCCGGAGCCGAAATAAGTGCAACCGAAGTTGGAGCCATGGCAAGAGCAGAAATAGGCAGCGTGTCAGCCGCTGCCGGCCCAGTAAAAGCTACCCTTGGTTTAGCTGTAGATACTGGGATCAGAGCAGGGGCTGATGGCCTGGAGGTTCAATTTCTGGGTACTGGAGTCACACTTGGACCCAATCCCAGTATTTCATTTCTTGGCTCTAAACTTGAGTGTGTTGTTATGTAAAAAACTTGCAGCCCATCTGCCGTCATATGCAGTGGTGACACCAGGCAATGTTTGGCCTTGACCCCTAGTTTATTGGCATCCTCAATACATTAATATCCTGTGAGCAGAGCTGTAGGCACCAGGAGGATCACCGGGGCGGCTGCTGTGGGCGCAATCACATGAAGGGGCCCAACTACCAAATCACTCATCCATCTCCTCGCTTGCTCTTCCCACGAGGACGGTGCATGACTGCTGCAGCCGAATAGTGACTGCAGGACGTGTTACTGCACCAGCTCCTATTTCATGCGGGACacctaactactagtgatgagagagcactaccatgctcaggtgctctgcatTCGCAACGAGCAGTCACCCCCTCGGGCTCAACTCGAGTGCCCAAGTATAATGGACGTCAATAGGAAACTCAATTTttttcccattaacttccattatacttgttacatgAGCCGCACCCATCCGAGCGGCTGACTGTTCACTACGACCACGGACaaccaccccagcatggtagtgctcgctcatcactattagctaCACCTCAGAGGGGGAGTAATCCTCTGTAACCTGCGCGGCCGGTCACTCTCCATGTCTAGAATAAGTGTAGAGGATTTCAATGAGCGGAACGCTCAGGTCAAGCAATGGCAGAAATCACCATCGTACCCCGGGCAGATGGATGGGAATTATCCCATCGCAACAAAAATGTAGCTTTTAGTATTTACCAAAGGTTGATATATCTTATTACTATGTTGCTTTTTACATAATTTTGTGCTAGCTTTGTGCCTTGTATGCACATGCATTATTAATTATAAACTTATAATAAACTTATAGCGTTATTAATAAAAACAACTTATAATAAACATAATGCATTGGGCTGAGATTGTTTTGAACTCAAGAGTTGGATTCAGACTTATTTTGGGGGCTTCTACAATTTATTGAAATTAATGTAAATAAATCAGTTTGTTTTTGCTGTGATTTCTTATACGTTGCAGGCGGCCATCCAGCCTTTAAATTGTGTAAATACATTCTAACTTTCAGCTGGCGCACTGTTCTGATGGGATAATGTTTCTAATCTGCTGAACTACACGTAATCTTGGAAGATTTGATGGTAGCGGATCTCAGCAGCGGATGTTTTGCTCAGCATTGTACAGggcgggccatttatatggatacacctaaataaaatgggaatggttggtgatatcaactttctgtttgtggctcattagtatatgggaggggggaaacttttcaagatggatggtgaccatggcggccattttgaagtcagccattttggatccaactttattttttcaaatgggaagagggtcatgtaacacatcaagcgTATTgaaaatttcacaagaaaaacaatggtgtgctcaattTTATCGTAACGTTATTCATTCATTAGTTACTTtacttacaattttatgaccacttataaaatgcgttcaaagtgctgcccattgtgttgaattgtccacacaaccctcttctcccactcttgacccactgatagcaacaccgcagaagaaatgctgcacaggcttccagtatctgttGTTTCAGTTGCTGCTGCACATCTCATGGTATGGTGTGGTATATGGGGTACAAAGATAGTGGGGCAATTCTACATCAATGGAAACCTCAAAGTCGCTGGATATCTGAAATTGTTACATGATGATGTGTTGCCCTCTTTATGCACTTTATGCACATTACCTGAGTTTTTCCAGCAAGATGctgcaccaccacattatgggtgtcaggtccaagcattcctacatgaaccgtGTCCTGGAAAGAGGattgtcatcgtgggccagttgaatggccaccaaggtctctcgatctgacccccttagacttttatctttggggtcatctgaaggcaatggtctatgctgtgaagatacaggatgtgcagcatctgaaacaacggacacTGGAGGCCTGggcagcatttcttctgcggtgttgctatcagtgggtcaagagtgggagaagagggttgcgtggacaatccaacacaatgggcagcactttgaacacattttataagtggtcataaaattgtaaataatgaatgaataaagttacaataaaaccaagcacaccattgtttttcttgtgaaattcataataagtttgatgtgttacaagaCCCTCTtctcattggaaaaaataaagttggatccaaaatggccgacttcaaaatggccaccatccaTCTTGAgggagtttcccccctcccatatactacaagtaaaatatatctttgtaccgtgttagccagtagagataaaaaaaattgtttaaaagaacccatcccatatactaatgagccagaaaaaagttgatatcaccaaccattcccattttatttaggtgtatccatataaatggcccaccctgtacaaagGTGAGATCTGAGGAGCTACAGTATTCACAgatctgcaatccatagcctttatAGACCTGCGATAATCCAGACATGCTATGTGAGTGATGGATATAAGCTGGGCCAGCCTCACCACCTGCCTCACCTGGGTAAGTGCCATGGCCTTTCACAAACAGGGAGGCCCACTCGCTGTCGGGGACACAGTCAGTGCTGTTTGTCCGATGGTGTCCCTGGCCCTTTATGATGTATGGGGCCCGAGTAACTGTCTCCCCCACTCCCCTGTGCACTCTCTTCCTGTGCATTGTCTCTATGAAGCATGTGATGAGCGCTGCGTCCTGACTGCTCCTGGTTtttgtttacatattttttatcttaaaattttggttcaaacaaaacaaattgttcacacagtaaaacttaacaacaattagtcaaattacaatctaaagttaaattaacattcattttttgaaatagaaaaagtggagcacgggaaagggggaaaacaaataaaaaaaaaaaaaaaaaaagaagaagaaaaggggGGGAAAGGGTTATATGATTAAAGAAAAAGGTAAACTAGAGTTATAGTAGAGTTTTGGCTGAAATTTTAAACTGAATCTCTTAACACATAAATTGCTAAACGTAACTGTTAGAATAAAAAAGACGGAGAATATAATTAAATCATTTTTACAGCTAGTAGCTCCACTAACTCAAGGATTTAATATAATAAGATTGGGATTGAACTTCTTTGACCAAAGATTCCATCTCACCGAGTACTTATCATATAATCTATCTTTCAAAGCAAACTTAAATTCGTAAAGATTGTGAGAGGAAATTCTTTCTATTACTTCATGTATAGATGGAATATTAGTATTTCTCCAGTTGTCAGCGAGGAGATTTTTAATCACTTGTATGATATGACAGGTAATATGTCTATAATTTAAGTTAAGTTCATCTATCCCAATTGATCTGCTCCTGGCTTTTGAATAGTAATAAGCCAGGAGCAGAGACCAGTGACATCACCTGACACCTGCGGCAGCAGCATCAGGACACCGCTCAGCATCACACAGCACGGGGAGAGACTGCACAGAAGAGAGAGAACGCACAGAGGAGACattgcacaggaggagaagagagcacGGGGAGAGACTGCACAGAAGAGAGAGAACGCACAGAGGAGAcatt
It encodes the following:
- the LOC142250096 gene encoding uncharacterized protein LOC142250096, which encodes MIISKKWDEKVKLLCRSTIILTITSNQIRAHISRATNPLCLQTGLLTIISPYRNIRTMENKEIDFYTLRTEATGAYSGAEAYAYGDEDVPGIGNSRMGAKCEAGVGKARAVYSVLEAEAKGPSAGAGAEISATEVGAMARAEIGSVSAAAGPVKATLGLAVDTGIRAGADGLEVQFLGTGVTLGPNPSISFLGSKLECVVM